Proteins encoded together in one Deltaproteobacteria bacterium window:
- a CDS encoding FHA domain-containing protein produces MYIQLKDHTGKIHRVPAEGAIFGRDRTRCDVVLPDIGVSGVHAKIYWRQGRWFLEDLHSSNGTFLGEKRVNGPVELARGAAFGLFRWRFEVTDISSTSTDAIIPELTDGSKTSALDMPSISRQPDSQSRRDVARAAAIKHIPTEVQPSIKVNAAPASAPITGAPSSDAVFANISDEKIATVRKATINEVAISKPITQPSPAVTKETSALTVQEVQSITIDDTVASFKDELSQFQLPRLFAGIKAAIAYYFMAIPKLAVRPFAFVRASIDNPQHEAMRAVDIVGWAIPATLISSLAPLVASLILSVVHGHLNIVNQVVISPLIAIISAIIASIIIGFLWHPLLHWFVAKLGGQSTALLRSNMFVTCYSAVPLISIASAVGIIVTLAPLQALNLVGPLLSILAVGIVILVSYRWYQKFEVAKWFLIVILVLGAASTFSHVRSIVGVSQATIAQIRYRSSNKVAINTNNASSNKVSNINTEKTATSVSSGKNEVAVIKATNSSANNSVQTIATKPLTQIAVKQNAVASKLNTASTYLQYIAKRESIEKTIAEDPTLLKYNSKLLNLYRKLHSENNRINDMFFSKGKNKADDIVAMRLRDAEVYETTVNIVDEIALILQQ; encoded by the coding sequence ATGTATATTCAGCTTAAAGACCATACAGGCAAAATTCATCGTGTACCTGCAGAAGGCGCTATTTTTGGCCGCGATCGTACTCGCTGCGACGTAGTATTGCCAGATATAGGTGTTTCAGGTGTTCATGCGAAAATTTATTGGCGACAAGGTCGGTGGTTTCTTGAAGATCTGCACTCATCAAATGGCACTTTTTTAGGGGAGAAGCGGGTTAATGGCCCGGTTGAGCTGGCGCGTGGTGCTGCATTTGGCTTATTTCGTTGGCGTTTTGAAGTAACTGACATTTCATCAACATCAACTGATGCAATTATACCTGAACTTACGGATGGGTCAAAAACATCAGCTTTAGATATGCCCTCAATTTCTCGTCAACCTGATTCACAAAGTCGTCGTGATGTGGCAAGGGCAGCTGCAATAAAGCATATTCCTACCGAAGTTCAACCTTCTATAAAAGTTAATGCTGCGCCAGCTAGTGCACCGATAACCGGTGCGCCATCTTCTGATGCCGTTTTTGCCAATATATCCGATGAAAAAATTGCGACAGTAAGAAAAGCAACCATTAATGAGGTTGCGATCAGTAAACCAATTACCCAACCTTCGCCAGCAGTTACCAAAGAAACTTCAGCGCTTACAGTTCAAGAAGTACAATCAATTACTATTGATGATACTGTTGCCAGCTTTAAAGATGAGTTAAGCCAATTTCAACTACCTCGATTATTTGCTGGAATAAAGGCAGCAATTGCTTATTATTTTATGGCAATACCAAAGTTAGCTGTACGCCCCTTTGCCTTTGTGCGTGCAAGTATTGATAATCCCCAACATGAGGCGATGCGAGCCGTTGATATTGTTGGTTGGGCGATCCCTGCAACACTTATTAGTAGCTTAGCGCCGTTGGTGGCATCGCTGATCTTAAGCGTGGTTCATGGTCATCTGAATATCGTCAACCAGGTAGTCATTTCACCGTTAATCGCCATAATTAGTGCGATTATTGCAAGTATTATTATTGGCTTTTTATGGCATCCCTTATTGCACTGGTTTGTTGCAAAGCTCGGCGGTCAATCAACTGCGCTATTACGTAGTAATATGTTTGTTACCTGCTATAGCGCAGTACCACTTATATCAATTGCCTCTGCTGTCGGTATTATTGTTACTTTAGCACCATTACAGGCGCTTAACCTGGTGGGACCATTGCTAAGTATTTTAGCAGTCGGCATAGTGATTTTAGTTAGCTATCGCTGGTATCAAAAATTTGAAGTAGCAAAATGGTTTTTAATTGTCATTTTAGTTTTAGGTGCTGCTTCAACTTTTAGCCATGTACGTTCTATAGTTGGGGTGTCGCAAGCAACTATTGCGCAAATTCGTTATCGTAGCTCAAACAAAGTTGCGATTAACACCAATAATGCTAGTAGCAATAAAGTTAGTAATATTAATACTGAAAAAACTGCGACCAGCGTATCAAGTGGTAAAAATGAAGTTGCGGTTATAAAAGCAACTAATAGTTCTGCAAACAATTCAGTACAAACAATAGCAACAAAACCATTAACGCAGATTGCAGTCAAACAAAATGCTGTAGCTAGCAAGCTAAATACTGCCAGCACTTATCTTCAATATATTGCTAAACGAGAATCTATTGAAAAGACTATTGCTGAAGATCCCACACTGTTAAAGTATAATAGCAAATTGTTAAATCTTTATCGTAAACTGCATAGTGAAAATAACCGTATCAATGACATGTTTTTTAGTAAGGGTAAAAACAAAGCCGATGATATAGTTGCCATGCGTTTAAGAGATGCTGAAGTATACGAAACAACTGTAAATATTGTTGATGAAATTGCGCTTATATTGCAGCAATAA
- a CDS encoding C40 family peptidase, which produces MLVLGLIALHMAGFAQVKSDLFVANSLNKCCRLRLAANTKLTPNIFLSPLWLSTNWRKSNMHVVQRDTPPTPDEIIELARDYLGTPYAWGGVDENGLDCSGLVNKVYAENGYDLPRTACEQFLIGEPTPVTELVAGDLVFFNPSPNAKSITHVGIYVGNGEMIHASSGKGEVTYDRLDLMYYRKRFAGARRILSLSPGIYSSPEGNAADADEQNASSLDALVSSALADDDALAANLSQDDSASQSRPRQLAQFQPPANAMHTGPVTLRKANTSFGLRLGTARLDDSAGILAVVESSYFGHDDALAIQLAAPFEAPFAGERRAHTDAGNTWDEPIDYSKIIQEIRYGQPGSDLYFELGRTTSGTLGNGASMHNFTPNLKSRMLPDYTLLPDALSLAFDADFSNFGVQSFVDDLMKARVLGASVFFRPFIIADSSSFLRTARLSAAYVVDIKAPYHSAQTFNPTTVSENNVLHALSVEAEISPINADRFWLSTYLSVASLSFLQKTGYGSSVGLLIRSALEEHGFHAVRLRGELSLSGASYIPSYFDAAYELDRKSIPRYEKDSYAISKLYLLDHFQANSPRQGIYLDAGYQVQRRFGLGVAYQDYGSFTVNDSHYASRNLFVYLDLRNLYLPASSKTLSLYFAYYRRGFVSLTPFLSKGSNSEYLFAAFSLQFSRYFSLGGAARRNLNGVSDTDFFDAVLDVTARYEL; this is translated from the coding sequence ATGCTAGTGCTTGGCCTTATCGCTTTGCATATGGCCGGTTTTGCGCAAGTTAAGTCAGATCTCTTTGTCGCAAATTCTCTAAATAAATGCTGCCGATTAAGACTTGCAGCAAATACCAAATTAACTCCCAACATTTTTCTTTCACCTTTGTGGCTAAGCACTAATTGGCGTAAAAGTAATATGCATGTGGTGCAACGTGACACTCCCCCGACACCAGATGAAATTATCGAGTTAGCACGTGATTATTTAGGTACACCTTATGCTTGGGGTGGTGTTGACGAGAATGGTCTTGATTGTAGTGGCTTGGTAAATAAGGTCTATGCTGAAAATGGTTATGATTTGCCTCGCACTGCATGTGAACAATTTTTAATAGGCGAACCAACACCAGTAACAGAGCTTGTCGCAGGAGATCTCGTTTTTTTTAATCCATCTCCCAATGCCAAAAGTATCACCCATGTTGGTATCTATGTTGGTAATGGCGAAATGATTCATGCTTCATCAGGTAAGGGTGAAGTAACTTATGATCGTCTTGACTTAATGTATTATCGTAAACGTTTTGCTGGTGCACGTCGCATTCTTTCACTGTCTCCAGGTATTTACTCAAGTCCAGAAGGTAATGCTGCTGATGCTGATGAACAAAATGCTTCTTCTTTAGATGCGTTAGTCAGTTCTGCATTAGCTGATGATGATGCTCTTGCTGCAAATTTGTCACAAGATGATTCGGCTTCACAAAGCAGACCGCGCCAACTAGCACAATTTCAACCACCAGCTAATGCTATGCACACAGGTCCGGTAACTTTACGAAAAGCTAATACGTCATTTGGTCTACGGCTAGGTACAGCACGTTTAGATGATAGTGCGGGCATTCTGGCAGTAGTTGAGTCCAGTTATTTTGGTCACGATGATGCTTTGGCAATACAACTTGCAGCTCCCTTTGAAGCGCCTTTTGCAGGAGAGCGTCGTGCGCATACTGATGCCGGTAATACATGGGATGAGCCGATTGATTATTCAAAAATCATTCAAGAAATACGGTATGGCCAACCTGGCTCTGACTTATATTTCGAGTTAGGCCGCACAACTTCAGGAACTTTGGGCAATGGCGCGTCTATGCACAATTTTACTCCTAATCTTAAAAGCAGAATGCTGCCGGATTATACTCTGCTGCCTGATGCATTATCTTTAGCTTTTGACGCTGATTTTTCAAATTTTGGAGTGCAAAGTTTTGTTGATGATTTAATGAAAGCGCGTGTGTTAGGGGCTTCAGTATTCTTTAGACCTTTTATTATTGCTGACTCATCATCATTTTTACGCACAGCTCGTTTAAGTGCAGCTTATGTTGTAGATATCAAGGCACCTTATCATTCTGCTCAGACATTCAATCCAACAACAGTTAGTGAAAATAATGTGCTACATGCTTTATCTGTTGAGGCTGAAATCAGTCCTATTAATGCAGACCGATTTTGGCTATCTACTTATCTTAGTGTGGCTTCTTTATCTTTTTTACAAAAAACGGGTTATGGCAGCAGTGTTGGGTTGCTGATTCGTAGTGCTTTAGAAGAACATGGTTTTCATGCAGTGCGATTACGTGGTGAATTGAGCTTATCAGGTGCTTCGTACATACCTTCATATTTCGATGCGGCTTATGAACTTGATCGAAAATCAATACCACGTTACGAAAAAGATTCTTATGCAATTTCAAAACTTTATCTTTTAGATCATTTTCAAGCAAATTCACCACGTCAAGGAATATACCTCGATGCCGGATATCAAGTGCAACGGCGTTTTGGTCTTGGCGTTGCATATCAAGATTATGGCTCTTTTACTGTAAATGATTCTCATTATGCTAGTCGTAATTTGTTTGTTTACCTAGACTTACGTAATTTGTATCTACCAGCAAGCAGTAAAACCTTAAGTTTATATTTTGCATATTATCGCCGTGGTTTTGTAAGCCTAACCCCATTTTTGTCAAAAGGATCTAATAGCGAGTACCTTTTTGCAGCATTTAGTTTGCAATTTTCTCGATATTTTTCTCTTGGAGGAGCAGCCCGTCGTAACCTCAACGGTGTAAGTGATACAGATTTTTTTGATGCAGTATTAGATGTTACAGCTCGCTACGAGTTGTGA
- the sohB gene encoding protease SohB — MQMLLDVIGFALKGTVIVFAVLLITGSIVALAKKGRHHEARVLVRKLNKRFRQRADAVRQAILGRKDFKRYLQQSSKEQKQKKTDKRRCFMMDFRGDIMASAVTTLREEISAIMPIISDKDEVIVRLESVGGVVHGYGLAASQLARIKAKGVRLVICVDKVAASGGYMMACVADEILAAPFAVVGSIGVVASVPNLNRLLEKYGIDYEEVTAGEFKRTMSIFGKISPEGRKKFKEQIEDVHELFKEFINEHRPSLDIAKVATGEYWYGKRALELKLVDRLITSDDYLLSQGDSADIYQVTFKPPQDWRQRMTAAASDTSMQIVDNVVNRLNQRQIL, encoded by the coding sequence ATGCAAATGTTATTAGACGTCATAGGGTTTGCGCTTAAAGGTACGGTTATTGTTTTTGCCGTTTTATTAATTACTGGCAGTATTGTGGCGCTGGCTAAAAAAGGCCGACACCATGAAGCGCGGGTTCTGGTTCGCAAATTAAATAAAAGATTTCGCCAAAGGGCTGATGCCGTTCGTCAAGCGATACTTGGGCGTAAAGATTTTAAGCGTTATTTGCAGCAAAGCAGCAAAGAGCAAAAACAGAAAAAAACCGATAAACGGCGATGTTTTATGATGGATTTTCGCGGTGATATTATGGCAAGCGCTGTAACCACTTTACGCGAAGAAATCAGCGCCATTATGCCAATTATTAGTGATAAAGATGAAGTTATAGTGCGCTTAGAAAGCGTTGGCGGTGTTGTGCATGGCTATGGCTTGGCTGCTTCACAACTGGCGCGTATCAAAGCCAAGGGAGTACGCTTAGTTATTTGTGTTGATAAGGTAGCCGCCAGTGGTGGCTATATGATGGCTTGTGTTGCTGATGAGATTTTGGCGGCACCTTTCGCAGTGGTAGGCTCTATTGGTGTTGTTGCTTCTGTGCCTAATCTTAATCGTTTGCTTGAAAAATATGGCATTGACTACGAAGAGGTCACTGCTGGTGAATTTAAACGCACCATGAGTATTTTTGGCAAAATATCTCCTGAAGGGCGCAAAAAATTTAAAGAACAAATTGAAGATGTACATGAGCTATTTAAAGAATTTATTAATGAACACCGCCCGTCACTTGATATTGCTAAGGTTGCCACCGGCGAATATTGGTATGGCAAGCGTGCGCTTGAGTTAAAATTAGTTGATCGTTTGATTACCAGTGATGATTATTTACTTTCACAAGGTGATAGTGCTGATATTTATCAAGTCACTTTTAAACCACCACAAGACTGGCGCCAACGTATGACAGCTGCGGCATCAGATACGAGCATGCAGATTGTAGATAATGTGGTTAATCGTCTTAACCAGCGACAAATTCTATAA
- a CDS encoding DedA family protein, with protein MTFLLAALLTNPAIEQSQSTSFFHNLITTVFDANWNVEHRLIIWAVIVVVLFLSGVGLPLPEDIPLTLAGFTAIKQAQDEFILWHYILVFSLVATPILLGDIIAYTWGKRYGLSIRDRFHFLRRVLSDKRLAKVQRWFGRYGAFAVFLGRQMAGVRFVTFFTAGSMRVPLPKFILFDFFGCAISVPVWLTLGVLASRYGQDWLHQAIDKVGRGFFIGVLSIVLILLIIAKIRQKGDSTGNSKLAKVHDQVD; from the coding sequence GTGACCTTTCTGTTGGCAGCATTATTAACTAATCCAGCTATTGAACAGTCTCAATCAACGTCGTTTTTTCATAATTTAATTACTACGGTTTTTGATGCCAACTGGAATGTTGAACATCGCTTAATTATTTGGGCCGTTATTGTCGTTGTTTTATTTTTATCTGGTGTTGGCCTTCCTTTACCAGAAGATATCCCTCTAACTCTGGCAGGGTTTACCGCTATAAAACAGGCTCAAGATGAGTTTATTTTATGGCATTATATTTTGGTTTTTTCATTAGTTGCAACCCCCATTTTGCTTGGTGACATTATCGCTTACACTTGGGGTAAACGTTATGGTTTGAGTATACGTGATAGGTTTCATTTTTTACGCCGCGTTTTAAGTGATAAACGCTTGGCTAAAGTGCAACGCTGGTTTGGTCGCTATGGTGCATTTGCTGTTTTTTTGGGTCGTCAGATGGCAGGCGTGCGTTTCGTTACCTTTTTTACTGCGGGCTCAATGCGGGTACCTTTGCCAAAATTTATACTTTTTGATTTTTTCGGCTGTGCAATTAGCGTTCCTGTTTGGCTTACTCTTGGAGTTTTGGCTTCGCGTTATGGGCAAGATTGGTTACATCAAGCCATCGATAAAGTAGGGCGTGGTTTTTTTATAGGTGTATTAAGCATTGTATTAATTTTATTGATTATTGCTAAAATTCGCCAAAAAGGTGATAGCACTGGCAACTCAAAACTTGCAAAAGTTCATGACCAGGTTGACTAG
- a CDS encoding MotA/TolQ/ExbB proton channel family protein has product MLVSSIESLYARGGITFFVIILLSIVALGIGIERWYATLTYRRRLELARDRILSHLREQKTTMAQAVNTTLPLHPATSLFSLLLDNERRTSNGEIKRLQGRIIRAIRRRLWMLASIGAIAPFVGLFGTVVGVMEAFQQISAQGTGGFTVVSGGISSALIATAGGIFVGIEAVILFNYLQVYVGEYTALLKEAVEEIRESIAEVEGGVSGS; this is encoded by the coding sequence ATGTTGGTATCGAGTATTGAATCCCTATATGCACGCGGTGGCATAACCTTTTTTGTCATCATTCTTTTGTCGATTGTGGCTTTAGGCATTGGTATTGAACGTTGGTATGCCACATTGACCTATAGGCGCCGACTAGAATTAGCTCGTGATCGTATTTTATCTCATCTGCGAGAACAAAAAACCACTATGGCTCAGGCAGTTAATACAACTCTACCATTACACCCGGCTACCTCTTTGTTTTCTCTCTTGCTTGATAATGAACGCCGAACCAGCAATGGTGAAATCAAACGTCTGCAAGGTCGTATTATCCGCGCAATTAGGCGTCGCTTATGGATGTTAGCTTCAATCGGCGCAATCGCCCCGTTTGTTGGTCTTTTTGGCACTGTTGTCGGGGTTATGGAGGCTTTTCAACAAATTAGCGCTCAAGGCACCGGTGGTTTTACTGTAGTGTCTGGTGGTATCTCAAGTGCACTTATTGCTACTGCCGGCGGAATTTTTGTTGGTATCGAAGCAGTTATCTTATTTAACTATCTACAGGTCTATGTCGGCGAATACACCGCGTTGCTAAAAGAAGCTGTTGAAGAAATTCGCGAATCTATCGCGGAGGTAGAAGGTGGCGTTTCAGGGTCCTAA
- a CDS encoding biopolymer transporter ExbD has translation MAFQGPKQHDNDNDESEDEGGGALFAEINITPLTDVILVLLIIFMVASSAMVDAMRDGMIDVNLPTASTAASEKVDADAVIIGIAMDGRIYMHDEVIDETQLFKKLEIERKKNPGAMIIVQADGELQYRKVVEVIDKLRKAGYANVGMAAEADE, from the coding sequence GTGGCGTTTCAGGGTCCTAAACAACATGATAACGACAACGACGAAAGTGAAGATGAGGGTGGTGGTGCACTTTTTGCTGAAATAAACATTACCCCTCTAACTGACGTCATTTTAGTTTTGCTTATCATATTTATGGTTGCTTCGAGTGCTATGGTTGATGCCATGCGTGATGGTATGATTGATGTTAATTTGCCTACTGCTTCTACCGCGGCAAGCGAAAAAGTTGATGCCGATGCTGTCATAATTGGTATTGCTATGGATGGCCGCATTTACATGCACGATGAAGTTATCGATGAAACACAACTATTTAAAAAGCTTGAGATCGAGCGCAAAAAAAATCCTGGGGCAATGATAATAGTGCAAGCTGATGGCGAATTACAGTACCGCAAAGTTGTCGAAGTTATCGATAAACTGCGTAAAGCTGGATATGCTAATGTCGGTATGGCCGCTGAAGCTGACGAGTAA
- a CDS encoding pyridoxal phosphate-dependent aminotransferase: MQFSSRLPQDLSATPIAAALDKATIDLTLANPTEADLNYEATKIITAFSNEDNLIYDPHALGAKTTRDVVAKYLGTMGRRIASDRLALTASTSEAYSIIFKLLCNPGDSIAMPAPSYPLVPHLLELEALNYENYKIDYDTTNNRWQINFASLKNTLNHGARAIVVISPNNPTGNTIDHEQALQLAALAKQYNVALIIDEVFAPYGVDGVVPSAAIANGPLTFVLDGLSKSTALPQMKLAWIAAHGSDALVIETMLRLEWLLDAYLSVSAPILNAAPKLLETAIAMQHQIRTRLQYNYAILALGLKDIAKVQLLAREAGWYAIIKLPQSCNEEALVTKLANEYNIKVQPGYFFDFADEGYLVVSLLVEPKQMQQGVAALQQGLVQLL, from the coding sequence GTGCAATTTTCATCACGTCTACCGCAAGATTTATCAGCAACGCCAATTGCTGCTGCATTAGATAAAGCAACAATTGATCTCACGCTTGCAAACCCAACCGAGGCAGATCTGAACTATGAGGCCACCAAGATTATCACCGCGTTTTCTAATGAAGATAATTTAATATACGACCCGCATGCACTTGGCGCAAAAACCACCCGTGATGTTGTTGCCAAATATCTTGGTACAATGGGGCGACGAATTGCCAGTGACCGCTTAGCACTTACGGCTAGCACCAGTGAAGCTTATTCCATTATATTTAAATTATTGTGTAATCCAGGTGATAGTATTGCGATGCCTGCCCCAAGTTATCCTTTAGTGCCCCATCTTTTAGAGCTTGAAGCCCTAAATTATGAAAACTATAAAATCGATTATGATACTACTAATAATAGGTGGCAGATAAATTTTGCTTCGCTTAAAAATACTCTTAATCATGGTGCACGCGCCATAGTTGTGATTAGTCCTAATAATCCGACTGGTAATACGATTGACCATGAGCAGGCTTTACAGCTAGCTGCGTTAGCTAAACAATATAATGTAGCGTTAATTATTGATGAAGTATTTGCGCCTTATGGAGTTGATGGCGTTGTCCCAAGTGCAGCTATAGCAAATGGTCCCCTTACTTTTGTACTCGATGGGTTATCTAAATCTACAGCTTTGCCGCAAATGAAACTAGCTTGGATTGCGGCGCATGGTAGTGATGCGCTGGTAATCGAAACTATGTTGCGACTTGAATGGCTACTTGATGCTTATCTATCAGTGTCTGCACCTATTTTAAACGCCGCACCTAAATTGTTAGAGACTGCGATAGCGATGCAACACCAAATTCGCACTCGCTTGCAATACAATTATGCTATTTTAGCGCTTGGGTTAAAAGATATTGCAAAAGTACAACTACTAGCCCGTGAAGCTGGTTGGTATGCGATAATTAAATTACCGCAATCTTGCAACGAAGAAGCACTAGTCACCAAACTTGCTAATGAATATAATATAAAAGTTCAACCGGGATATTTTTTTGATTTTGCTGACGAAGGTTATTTAGTCGTGAGTTTGTTGGTGGAGCCAAAGCAGATGCAGCAAGGGGTTGCGGCGCTGCAACAAGGGTTAGTACAATTATTATGA